The segment CCTCGAAGGCGCGATCGACGTGGCAGCGCGGCAGTTCCCGCGAGCGCACGCAGTCAAAGAAGTTCTGCATGTGCGAGGTGACCTTCAGCTCGCCGGGACGGAACACATAGTCCGGCGCGACCGCCGTGGGCGGCGCCTGAATGCCGAGGGCCTCGGCCGCCTTCCGCGTCTCCGCGGCCAGCCGGCGGCCCTGCATCACGCGCTGCTCCGCCTCGGGCTTCCAGTCCGCGATGTAGGTGCGGCAGAATTCCGACGAGCACTCCATCGTCATGTCGCGACCGAGGAATTGGATCAGCTCGCCTACGTGCTTGTTGTGGAAACTGCAGTTGAAGGTCACCGCCAGCTCCTGCTTCGGATAATCGAAAAGCACGTGCCACATGTCCGGCACCTCGCGATCTTCCTTCCAGAAATATTTGCCACCCTGCGTCACCGCGCTCTCCGGGATACCCATGCCGCGCACCATGTTGATCGCATCCCAAATGTGCGTCAGCAGATCGCCGGCAATGCCGGTACCAAAATCCCAATACCGCCGCCACGTGAAGAAACGTTCCGCATCGAATGGCTGGTCCGGATGCGGCGAGTTCGCGACGAACCGTTTCCAGTCGATCGTTTCGGGCGAGGCGTCCTTCGGCATCTCTTGAATGCCGTAGTCGGTGTAGAATTTCCACTCCGGGTGCTCGTTGGTGCGGTCGATGTAACCGCGGACGAGCGGGACCTTGCCCAGCGCGCCGGATTTGTAGATCTCGAGCGCCTTGTGCATCTGCGGGATGCTGTTCATGTGGTGGCCGAGCTGCATCACCACCTTGTTCCGCTTCACCGCCTCGCGCATCTGCTTCGCCTCGGGCAGCGTCTTGCACCAGCCTTTCTCGACATAGATGTCCTTCTTGGCGTTTGCCGCCGCGACCGTGATCGGCGCATGCCAGAAATCCGGCACGGCGATGATCACCGCGTCGATCGACGGATCCGCCACGACCTTCTCCCACTCCTTCACGATCCGGACGTCCTTGTTCAGGCACAGCTCCTTCGCCCGCGCGATGTTGCCCGCGTAGAGATCGCAGATCACGGAGATCTCGGTGCCGGGCACGTTCTGCGCCGCCTGCAGCAGCCG is part of the Opitutus terrae PB90-1 genome and harbors:
- a CDS encoding Gfo/Idh/MocA family protein codes for the protein MKPLDSIDRRTFIKNSALAGAGLMLATNRAPAAVEQTGRNNAIRVACIGVGTQGHRLLQAAQNVPGTEISVICDLYAGNIARAKELCLNKDVRIVKEWEKVVADPSIDAVIIAVPDFWHAPITVAAANAKKDIYVEKGWCKTLPEAKQMREAVKRNKVVMQLGHHMNSIPQMHKALEIYKSGALGKVPLVRGYIDRTNEHPEWKFYTDYGIQEMPKDASPETIDWKRFVANSPHPDQPFDAERFFTWRRYWDFGTGIAGDLLTHIWDAINMVRGMGIPESAVTQGGKYFWKEDREVPDMWHVLFDYPKQELAVTFNCSFHNKHVGELIQFLGRDMTMECSSEFCRTYIADWKPEAEQRVMQGRRLAAETRKAAEALGIQAPPTAVAPDYVFRPGELKVTSHMQNFFDCVRSRELPRCHVDRAFEEAVALVMSVESYRREAKVKWDPVKEEIV